A window of the Streptomyces finlayi genome harbors these coding sequences:
- a CDS encoding exonuclease SbcCD subunit D codes for MRILHTSDWHLGRSFHRVPMLDAQRTFLDHLVATVRERGADAVLVSGDIYDRAVPPLSAVELFDDALHRLAAENVPTIMISGNHDSARRLGVGAGLIGRAGIHLRTDPEGCGTPVVLRDARGEVAFYGLPYLEPALVKDALGAAKAGHEAVLGAAMDRVRADLATRPAGTRSVVLAHAFVAGGEPSDSERDITVGGVAAVPAAVFDGVDYVALGHLHGSQRVTERVRYSGSPLAYSFSEADHRKTMWLADLDAEGSVTAERVDCPVPRPLARLRGPLTTLLDDPRHERHRESWVEATLTDPARPDDPMARLVERFPHTLSLVFDPERAPEDPSASYAQRLEGRDDHQIAEDFVAHVRGGSGPDEQERTVLRSAFDDVRVDDGVHEVSR; via the coding sequence GTGAGGATTCTGCACACGTCCGACTGGCATCTGGGGCGCTCATTCCACCGGGTCCCGATGCTCGACGCGCAGCGGACCTTCCTCGATCACCTGGTCGCCACGGTCCGCGAGCGCGGGGCGGACGCCGTCCTGGTGTCCGGAGACATCTACGACCGGGCCGTGCCGCCCCTGTCCGCCGTCGAGCTGTTCGACGACGCGCTGCACCGGCTCGCCGCCGAGAACGTGCCGACCATCATGATCTCCGGGAACCATGACTCGGCCCGCAGGCTGGGCGTCGGCGCGGGTCTGATCGGTCGGGCCGGCATCCACCTGCGTACCGACCCGGAGGGCTGCGGCACCCCTGTCGTCCTGCGCGACGCACGCGGCGAAGTGGCTTTCTACGGGCTGCCCTATCTGGAACCCGCCCTGGTCAAGGACGCCCTCGGTGCTGCGAAGGCGGGCCACGAAGCCGTCCTCGGGGCCGCGATGGACCGCGTCCGCGCCGACCTCGCGACCCGGCCCGCCGGGACCCGGTCGGTGGTCCTCGCCCATGCCTTCGTCGCGGGCGGCGAGCCCAGCGACAGCGAACGGGACATCACTGTCGGCGGAGTCGCCGCCGTGCCCGCCGCAGTGTTCGACGGCGTCGACTACGTGGCCCTGGGACATCTGCACGGCAGCCAGCGCGTCACCGAGCGCGTGCGCTACTCCGGATCCCCGCTCGCCTACTCCTTCTCCGAGGCGGATCACCGCAAGACCATGTGGCTGGCCGACCTCGACGCCGAAGGCTCCGTCACCGCCGAACGGGTCGACTGTCCCGTGCCCCGCCCCCTCGCCCGGCTCCGCGGCCCCCTCACCACCCTGCTCGACGACCCCCGTCACGAACGGCACCGGGAGTCCTGGGTCGAGGCCACCCTGACCGACCCGGCGCGCCCGGACGACCCGATGGCCCGCCTCGTGGAGCGCTTCCCGCACACCCTCAGCCTGGTCTTCGACCCGGAACGGGCCCCCGAGGATCCCTCCGCCTCGTACGCACAGCGTCTCGAGGGACGCGACGACCACCAGATCGCGGAGGACTTCGTGGCCCATGTGCGCGGCGGCAGCGGACCGGACGAACAGGAGCGCACGGTGCTGCGCTCCGCCTTCGACGACGTACGAGTGGACGACGGCGTGCACGAGGTGTCCCGTTGA
- a CDS encoding alpha/beta fold hydrolase yields the protein MKQLIRTQDGRQLAVEHYGKPHGRPVFLLHGTPGSRLGPAPRGSVLYRLGVHLIAYDRPGYGDSDRLPGRPVAHVAEDVATIADTLGIERFGVVGRSGGAPHALACAALLPDRTARTAALVGLAPRDAQGLDWFDGMTESNVREYVNAAAGPRQLTAALEFRSATIRADPAGMVADMRSTLPASDRGIVADAGIRAMLTRNFAEGLRSSADGWVDDVMSFSTDWGFSPEDISSPVLLWHGEDDVFAPVSHTRWLAERIPGAELVVERGAAHFGALRVLTRVLGWTSR from the coding sequence ATGAAGCAGCTGATTCGCACCCAGGACGGCCGGCAGCTGGCCGTCGAGCACTACGGCAAACCGCACGGAAGGCCCGTCTTCCTTCTGCACGGCACCCCCGGAAGCCGGCTCGGGCCCGCACCACGGGGCTCCGTGCTGTACCGGCTGGGCGTGCATCTCATCGCCTACGACCGTCCGGGATACGGCGATTCGGACCGGTTACCCGGGCGGCCCGTGGCCCATGTCGCCGAGGACGTCGCCACGATCGCGGACACCCTGGGCATCGAGCGGTTCGGCGTCGTCGGCCGGTCGGGCGGGGCGCCCCACGCGCTCGCCTGCGCGGCGCTGCTGCCCGACCGCACGGCCAGGACGGCGGCGCTCGTCGGGCTCGCGCCGCGCGATGCCCAGGGCCTGGACTGGTTCGACGGCATGACCGAGTCGAATGTCCGGGAGTACGTCAACGCGGCTGCCGGACCACGCCAGTTGACCGCCGCGCTGGAGTTCCGGTCGGCCACGATCCGGGCGGACCCGGCTGGCATGGTGGCCGACATGCGCAGCACGCTGCCCGCTTCGGACCGCGGCATTGTCGCCGACGCCGGCATCCGGGCGATGCTCACCCGCAACTTCGCCGAGGGGTTGCGGAGTTCGGCCGACGGCTGGGTCGACGACGTGATGTCGTTCAGCACCGACTGGGGTTTCAGCCCCGAGGACATCTCCTCGCCCGTCCTGCTGTGGCACGGCGAGGACGACGTCTTCGCGCCGGTGTCGCACACCCGGTGGCTCGCCGAGCGCATCCCCGGGGCCGAGCTGGTCGTGGAGCGGGGCGCCGCACACTTCGGCGCGCTGCGGGTACTGACCCGGGTACTCGGCTGGACGTCGAGGTGA
- a CDS encoding YigZ family protein, whose amino-acid sequence MQEQYRTVARAGEHETEINRSRFICALAPAATEQEAQDFVARVRKEHPTASHNCFAYVIGADASVQKASDDGEPGGTAGVPMLHMLMRREVRYVAAVVTRYYGGVKLGAGGLIRAYGGSVGEALDTLGTITRQRFRLAAITVDHQHAGRLENDLRATGRAVREVTYAEAVTIAIGLPDADVEGFTAWLADATAGTATLELGGEAYGDV is encoded by the coding sequence ATGCAGGAGCAGTACCGCACAGTCGCCCGTGCGGGCGAGCACGAGACCGAGATCAACCGTTCGCGCTTCATCTGCGCGCTCGCCCCCGCCGCCACCGAGCAGGAGGCGCAGGATTTCGTCGCACGCGTACGCAAGGAGCATCCGACCGCCAGCCACAACTGCTTCGCGTACGTGATCGGTGCCGACGCCTCCGTACAGAAGGCATCCGACGACGGGGAGCCCGGAGGCACCGCGGGCGTTCCCATGCTGCACATGCTCATGCGGCGTGAGGTGCGATACGTGGCCGCCGTCGTCACCCGCTACTACGGCGGTGTGAAGCTCGGGGCCGGCGGTCTGATCCGGGCCTACGGGGGGTCGGTGGGCGAGGCACTCGACACGCTCGGCACGATCACGCGTCAGCGTTTCCGGCTGGCGGCCATCACGGTGGACCACCAGCACGCGGGCAGACTGGAGAACGACCTGCGCGCCACCGGCCGCGCCGTGCGCGAGGTCACATACGCGGAGGCGGTGACCATCGCGATCGGGCTGCCGGACGCCGATGTCGAAGGATTCACGGCCTGGCTGGCCGATGCGACGGCCGGCACGGCCACGCTCGAACTGGGCGGGGAAGCGTACGGGGACGTCTGA
- a CDS encoding TIR-like protein FxsC, producing the protein MASGAVGAGGDEPKPYFFLSYAHTPKNHPKDKDPNVWVERFYRDLCAHVLQLTSLPAGVPAGFMDQQMQPGEGWPERLSEALAYCRVFVPLYSPRYFLSEQCGREWYAFSSRAVHHQAAQYNNNSSPITGIVPALWVPVPPKQLPQPAERLQFNHATFGDDYADEGFYGLIKLRYLRDQYERAVYLLAKRIVKVAEQTQMAEGHPHQDYLAVPSAFGPPGPAREMDIAVLACSRADRPQDRGPDCYGPDARDWNPYHPKSSRPLADHAVDLVRNLDYLVRVGDFEAEAERLLAAGEPSAPGLLLLDQWALEAPHRRDLLRRLCAQDRPWISIMVPWNREDPESALRSDSLHSAAGILAAETAGGHRSPGAGVPTLEAFSEELPRAVRAADRHYTAQAKTYPPEGRGGRIPRVLPGGVGYGADVHVTPSDGPHQGKGHADDAEGPSDDREP; encoded by the coding sequence TTGGCCAGTGGAGCGGTGGGGGCCGGGGGAGACGAACCAAAGCCTTACTTCTTTCTCAGCTACGCGCATACGCCGAAGAACCATCCGAAGGACAAGGACCCGAACGTCTGGGTGGAGAGGTTCTACCGGGATCTGTGCGCGCACGTACTGCAACTGACCTCGCTTCCGGCGGGAGTGCCCGCCGGATTCATGGACCAGCAGATGCAGCCGGGGGAAGGCTGGCCGGAGCGGCTGTCCGAGGCGCTGGCGTACTGCAGGGTCTTCGTACCGCTCTACTCACCACGCTATTTCCTGAGCGAACAGTGCGGTCGTGAGTGGTACGCCTTCTCCAGCCGGGCCGTGCACCACCAGGCCGCCCAGTACAACAACAACAGCTCCCCGATCACCGGGATCGTTCCCGCGCTCTGGGTGCCCGTACCGCCCAAACAGCTTCCGCAGCCCGCGGAGCGGCTGCAGTTCAACCACGCGACCTTCGGGGACGACTACGCGGACGAGGGCTTCTACGGACTGATCAAGCTCCGTTACCTCAGGGACCAGTACGAGCGGGCGGTGTATCTCCTGGCCAAGCGCATCGTCAAGGTCGCCGAGCAGACGCAGATGGCCGAAGGCCACCCGCATCAGGACTACCTGGCCGTACCGAGCGCGTTCGGGCCGCCGGGTCCCGCCCGCGAGATGGACATAGCCGTGCTCGCCTGTTCGCGGGCCGACCGGCCGCAGGACCGGGGCCCCGACTGCTACGGGCCGGACGCCCGGGACTGGAATCCGTACCATCCCAAGTCCTCGCGGCCGCTCGCCGACCACGCGGTCGATCTCGTGCGCAACCTCGACTACCTGGTCCGGGTGGGCGACTTCGAGGCCGAGGCCGAACGGCTGCTGGCCGCCGGGGAGCCGAGCGCTCCGGGACTGCTGCTGCTCGACCAGTGGGCACTCGAAGCCCCGCACCGGAGGGATCTGCTGCGGCGGCTCTGCGCACAGGACCGGCCCTGGATCAGCATCATGGTCCCCTGGAACCGCGAGGACCCGGAGTCCGCGCTGCGGTCGGATTCCCTGCACTCGGCCGCCGGTATCCTCGCCGCCGAGACGGCCGGGGGCCACCGCTCGCCGGGCGCGGGAGTTCCCACGCTCGAAGCGTTCAGCGAAGAACTGCCGCGTGCCGTGCGAGCCGCCGACCGGCACTACACGGCGCAGGCGAAGACCTACCCCCCGGAAGGGCGGGGCGGGCGGATACCACGGGTGCTGCCCGGAGGCGTCGGATACGGCGCCGACGTGCACGTCACCCCTTCTGACGGACCGCACCAGGGCAAAGGCCACGCCGACGACGCGGAGGGACCCTCGGATGACCGAGAACCGTGA
- the fxsT gene encoding FxSxx-COOH system tetratricopeptide repeat protein, translated as MTENRDGTIVTFYSYKGGTGRTMALANTAWILAANGYRVLAVDWDLEAPGLHRFFHPFLDFSDLEATPGVINLITEYQEEVRRPAEREAEWHRDYARVRPHATSLNWSFPFGGSLDFVSAGRRNRDYSATVGRMDWEDFYERYDGGQFFDAMRTDMQRHYDYTLIDSRTGISDIGDICTVQMPQVLVVCFTLSDQSIDGAAAVARDIEERFHDKNIRILPVPMRIDDGEKEKADAGRALARESFSGFPSGLSSEELAGYWGSVEIPYRPFYAYEEILATFGDAPNVSSSMLTACERLTAVLTDGAVSALPPMDEAERLGYVAAYTRRRPVPPSNVVLAYVAEDQMWADWLQAVLVRAGFHVAAVDVRTNQVAGAEAAFSPGVTYRVVSVVSQAYQNSAPARTLWDSVSGLDPAGSRRQAIPVRVGDVRLNLPASSRAVVDLVRLDENEAAAALLGALDRDEPLVSPPVPVGGPRFPGTTPQVWNVRPRHAWFTGRASVLERVRDQLRGDTPSGQHLPQVLYGLGGVGKTQVAREYAHRFRADYDLVWWVESEQPDRVVSSLAELAAEMGLRTGDGVTDAAMAALEALRSGSPYSRWLLVFDNVEDLDHALDVFADETAPISGSLYGHILATCRNKPVSAQIQSTEVEVFTRAESVEHLCRRVRKLPARDADRVAEAVGDLPLAVEVAAAWLAETATPVDDYVQQLRDQSTKVLSLGTPDDYAQQIGATWNISIARLREESKAAVRLLELCSFFSAEPISMSLIGSDSMLRSLLPYDPDLRERYMLGKVTQALNRFALAKVDPADSSIQVHRLVQAAVRSGMTREERAQAMHEVHVTLAAARPQDTGELDSPVNDPRTWSSFELIWPHLGASGIADCHEESGRQLMLDRIRYLLKRGELENARLLGTQLNRTWTRDLGEDDKQTLNLRFELANALRAQGRYHAALALDEDTRERQIRVFHPDHPNVLITTGSLAADLRALGRFDEALERDVRIYRGMRETFGEDHPRTLTAANNLAIDYRLTGDSERARRLDEQTVERRSALLTTDHPYTLTTKGHLARDLRETGEYEASVQVLREVIAAFERSVLNADVPEALRTAKSLAVSLRKAGHPHEAKRLTEETYGRYRGRYGAKVPDALACGLNLAADFSAVGDKQAALDLALQALEGYRESLGEEHPFTLACRNNVGIYLRGLGEARRAAEVGELVRAALEDQLGPSHPFTLCAAINLANAYGDLHRPEAAEQWERIALEGLTARYGPDHPDVLVCRSNLAITLRAAGREVEAQRMRAEVLEPAAVRLGADHPITEAARSWRRLSRDLEPQPV; from the coding sequence ATGACCGAGAACCGTGATGGCACCATCGTCACCTTCTACTCGTACAAGGGCGGCACGGGGCGCACCATGGCTCTCGCCAACACCGCCTGGATCCTCGCCGCCAACGGATACCGGGTGCTCGCCGTCGACTGGGACCTGGAGGCGCCGGGGCTGCACCGCTTCTTCCACCCCTTCCTCGACTTCTCCGACCTGGAGGCCACTCCTGGCGTGATCAACCTGATCACCGAATACCAGGAGGAGGTACGACGGCCCGCCGAGCGGGAAGCCGAATGGCACCGTGACTACGCCCGCGTCCGCCCGCACGCGACCTCGCTGAACTGGTCCTTCCCCTTCGGCGGGAGCCTCGACTTCGTCTCCGCCGGGCGGCGAAACCGGGACTACTCGGCGACCGTGGGGCGGATGGACTGGGAGGACTTCTACGAGCGGTACGACGGCGGCCAGTTCTTCGATGCGATGCGTACCGACATGCAACGTCACTACGACTACACCCTCATCGACAGCCGGACCGGGATCAGCGACATCGGGGACATCTGCACCGTTCAGATGCCCCAAGTGCTCGTCGTCTGCTTCACGTTGAGCGATCAGAGCATCGACGGCGCGGCTGCCGTGGCCCGCGACATCGAAGAGCGCTTCCACGACAAGAACATCCGGATACTGCCGGTGCCGATGCGGATCGACGACGGCGAGAAGGAGAAGGCCGACGCGGGCCGGGCCCTGGCAAGGGAGAGCTTCAGCGGCTTCCCAAGCGGGCTGAGCAGTGAGGAACTGGCGGGCTACTGGGGCTCGGTGGAGATTCCCTACCGGCCCTTCTACGCGTACGAGGAGATCCTCGCGACCTTCGGTGACGCGCCCAACGTGTCCAGCTCCATGCTCACCGCCTGCGAGCGTCTCACCGCGGTCCTCACCGACGGAGCGGTCAGCGCCCTGCCCCCGATGGACGAGGCCGAACGGCTCGGCTACGTCGCGGCGTACACCCGGCGGCGTCCCGTGCCGCCGTCCAACGTGGTGCTCGCCTACGTGGCCGAGGACCAGATGTGGGCCGACTGGCTGCAGGCCGTGCTCGTCCGGGCCGGCTTCCACGTCGCCGCGGTCGACGTGCGGACGAACCAGGTGGCGGGTGCCGAAGCGGCGTTCAGTCCCGGAGTCACCTACCGCGTCGTCTCCGTCGTCTCGCAGGCGTACCAGAACTCCGCTCCCGCCAGGACCCTGTGGGACTCCGTGTCCGGACTCGATCCCGCAGGCAGCCGCCGCCAGGCCATACCCGTCCGGGTCGGCGACGTACGTCTGAACCTGCCCGCGAGCAGCCGGGCGGTCGTCGACCTCGTACGGCTGGACGAGAACGAGGCCGCGGCGGCCCTGCTCGGTGCCCTGGACCGGGACGAACCACTCGTCTCGCCGCCCGTCCCGGTGGGCGGGCCCCGCTTCCCCGGGACGACGCCGCAGGTGTGGAACGTACGACCCCGGCACGCCTGGTTCACCGGGCGCGCATCCGTGCTGGAGCGGGTACGCGACCAGCTGCGCGGCGACACCCCTTCGGGACAGCACCTGCCCCAGGTCCTGTACGGGCTCGGCGGGGTGGGGAAGACCCAGGTGGCCAGGGAGTACGCGCACCGCTTCCGCGCCGACTACGACCTGGTCTGGTGGGTCGAGTCCGAACAGCCCGACCGGGTGGTCTCCTCACTCGCCGAACTCGCCGCCGAGATGGGGCTGCGTACCGGCGACGGGGTCACCGACGCCGCCATGGCGGCCCTGGAGGCGTTGCGCAGCGGATCGCCGTACTCCCGCTGGCTGCTCGTCTTCGACAACGTCGAGGACCTCGACCACGCCCTGGACGTCTTCGCCGACGAGACCGCGCCCATCTCGGGCTCCCTGTACGGCCACATCCTCGCCACGTGCCGCAACAAGCCGGTGTCGGCGCAGATCCAGTCGACGGAGGTCGAGGTCTTCACCCGCGCCGAGAGCGTGGAGCACCTGTGCCGCCGCGTTCGCAAGCTGCCCGCACGGGACGCGGACCGGGTGGCGGAGGCCGTCGGTGACCTGCCGCTGGCGGTCGAGGTCGCGGCCGCCTGGCTCGCCGAGACGGCCACCCCGGTGGACGACTACGTGCAGCAGCTCAGGGACCAGAGCACCAAGGTCCTGTCCCTGGGCACCCCGGACGACTACGCCCAGCAGATCGGCGCCACCTGGAACATCTCCATCGCCAGGCTGCGCGAGGAGTCCAAGGCCGCTGTACGCCTCCTGGAACTGTGCTCGTTCTTCTCCGCCGAACCCATCTCGATGAGCCTCATCGGCAGCGACTCGATGCTCCGCTCGCTGCTCCCCTACGACCCCGATCTGCGCGAGCGGTACATGCTCGGCAAGGTCACCCAGGCGCTGAACCGCTTCGCACTGGCCAAGGTGGACCCCGCCGACAGCAGCATCCAGGTGCACCGCCTCGTCCAGGCGGCCGTCCGCTCCGGGATGACCAGGGAGGAGCGGGCCCAGGCGATGCACGAGGTGCACGTCACACTGGCGGCGGCCCGGCCGCAGGACACCGGGGAGCTGGACAGCCCCGTGAACGACCCCCGCACCTGGTCGAGTTTCGAGCTGATCTGGCCGCACCTCGGCGCGTCCGGCATCGCCGACTGCCACGAGGAGTCGGGCCGGCAGCTCATGCTCGACCGGATCCGCTACCTCCTCAAGCGCGGGGAGCTGGAGAACGCCCGCCTGCTGGGAACCCAGCTGAACCGCACCTGGACCCGGGATCTCGGCGAGGACGACAAGCAGACGCTCAACCTCCGCTTCGAGCTCGCCAACGCCCTCCGGGCCCAGGGCAGATACCACGCGGCTCTCGCCCTGGACGAGGACACCAGGGAACGGCAGATCCGGGTGTTCCACCCCGACCACCCGAACGTCCTGATCACCACCGGGAGCCTCGCCGCCGACCTGCGCGCCCTCGGCCGCTTCGACGAGGCGCTGGAACGTGACGTGCGGATCTACCGGGGCATGCGCGAGACCTTCGGCGAGGACCACCCGCGCACCCTGACCGCCGCCAACAACCTCGCGATCGACTACCGGCTGACCGGCGACAGCGAACGCGCCCGCCGACTGGACGAACAGACCGTCGAGCGCCGCAGCGCCCTGCTGACCACGGACCACCCCTACACGCTCACCACCAAGGGCCACCTCGCGCGCGACCTGCGGGAGACCGGGGAGTACGAGGCATCGGTCCAGGTCCTGCGTGAGGTGATCGCCGCCTTCGAGCGCAGCGTGCTCAACGCCGACGTGCCCGAGGCGCTGCGCACCGCCAAGAGCCTCGCCGTCTCGCTGCGCAAGGCCGGACATCCGCACGAGGCGAAGCGGCTCACGGAGGAGACGTACGGCCGCTACCGGGGACGGTACGGGGCGAAGGTGCCCGATGCCCTGGCCTGCGGGCTCAACCTGGCGGCCGACTTCTCGGCCGTCGGGGACAAGCAGGCCGCCCTGGACCTCGCCCTGCAGGCACTGGAGGGGTACCGGGAGAGCCTGGGTGAGGAGCATCCCTTCACGCTGGCCTGCCGCAACAACGTCGGGATCTATCTGCGGGGGCTCGGCGAGGCCAGGCGGGCGGCGGAGGTGGGTGAACTGGTCAGGGCGGCGCTGGAGGACCAGCTCGGGCCCTCCCACCCCTTCACGCTCTGCGCGGCGATCAACCTCGCCAACGCCTACGGGGATCTGCACCGGCCCGAGGCGGCGGAGCAGTGGGAGCGCATCGCGCTGGAGGGCCTGACGGCGAGGTACGGGCCCGACCACCCCGATGTGCTCGTCTGCCGTTCCAACCTCGCGATCACCCTGCGCGCGGCCGGGCGCGAGGTGGAGGCGCAGCGGATGCGGGCAGAGGTTCTCGAACCGGCCGCCGTACGGCTGGGAGCCGATCACCCGATCACCGAGGCGGCCCGCTCCTGGCGGCGGCTCAGCCGTGACCTGGAGCCGCAGCCCGTGTGA
- a CDS encoding aminoglycoside N(3)-acetyltransferase, which produces MAAVSGVLSGERAAAQLRELGVPLGGTLLVHASMRSVGAVDGGVRTMVAALLRALGPDGTLVVPAFTPENSDTSPAFRRSVHGLGEEAREAVRAAMPPFDRAATPAPSVGRLAEAVRLAPGAERSGHPQTSFAALGPAACALMARHRADCHYGEDSPLAALYGGDAHILLLGTGFDTCTAFHLAEYRVARPPRRRYRCVVTTGGRRGWWEYEDVDLDDSDFAALGRDFEESDSTGAVRTGLVGAAHSRLVRLVAAVDFAAGWFAEHRGERPADPAKAVRT; this is translated from the coding sequence ATGGCCGCCGTGAGCGGTGTCCTCAGCGGTGAGCGTGCGGCGGCGCAGTTGCGGGAACTCGGCGTGCCGCTCGGCGGGACGCTCCTGGTACACGCCTCGATGCGTTCCGTCGGGGCGGTGGACGGGGGCGTCCGCACCATGGTGGCCGCCCTGCTCCGGGCGCTGGGGCCCGACGGCACCCTGGTGGTCCCGGCGTTCACTCCGGAGAACTCCGACACCTCCCCCGCCTTCCGCCGCAGTGTGCACGGCCTGGGCGAGGAGGCGCGCGAGGCCGTACGTGCCGCGATGCCGCCGTTCGACCGGGCGGCCACGCCCGCGCCGTCCGTGGGCCGCCTCGCCGAGGCGGTGCGGCTGGCGCCCGGCGCCGAACGCAGCGGTCACCCGCAGACCTCGTTCGCCGCGCTGGGGCCCGCCGCCTGCGCGCTGATGGCGCGCCATCGCGCCGACTGCCACTACGGCGAGGACTCCCCGCTGGCCGCTCTGTACGGGGGCGACGCCCACATCCTTCTGCTGGGGACGGGGTTCGACACGTGCACCGCCTTCCACCTGGCCGAGTACCGGGTGGCCCGTCCGCCCCGCCGCCGGTACCGCTGCGTGGTGACCACGGGAGGACGGCGCGGCTGGTGGGAGTACGAGGACGTCGACCTGGACGACAGCGACTTCGCCGCGCTGGGCCGGGACTTCGAGGAGTCGGACAGTACGGGGGCCGTGCGCACGGGCCTGGTCGGCGCGGCGCACAGCAGGCTCGTGCGCCTGGTCGCCGCCGTCGACTTCGCGGCCGGATGGTTCGCGGAGCACCGGGGCGAGCGCCCGGCGGACCCGGCAAAGGCGGTCCGTACGTAG
- a CDS encoding CoA-binding protein: protein MYGDQDTIRKILTESGDVWAVVGLSSNTGRAAYGVADVLQRYGKRIVPVHPKAETVHGEQGYPSLEAVPFDVDVVDVFVNSELAGGVADEAVAIGAKAVWFQLGVIDEAAYERTRAAGLDMVMDHCPAIEIPRLG from the coding sequence ATGTACGGCGATCAGGACACCATCCGCAAGATCCTCACCGAGTCCGGCGACGTCTGGGCCGTCGTGGGCCTGTCGTCGAACACGGGGCGGGCTGCCTACGGGGTCGCGGACGTGCTCCAGCGCTACGGCAAACGGATCGTGCCCGTACATCCCAAGGCCGAGACCGTCCACGGGGAGCAGGGGTATCCGTCCCTGGAGGCCGTTCCCTTCGACGTCGACGTGGTCGACGTGTTCGTGAACAGCGAGCTGGCGGGCGGCGTCGCCGACGAGGCCGTCGCCATCGGTGCCAAGGCCGTCTGGTTCCAGCTCGGTGTCATCGACGAGGCCGCTTACGAGCGTACCCGCGCGGCCGGGCTCGACATGGTCATGGACCACTGCCCCGCCATCGAGATCCCGCGGCTCGGCTGA